In Lolium perenne isolate Kyuss_39 chromosome 5, Kyuss_2.0, whole genome shotgun sequence, the sequence TAAGTCAACACAAACTCGTCACAAACATGCACGGTGCTCAAAGCACCCAGTATGTCGATATCAGAGTCATTCGAAGGTACTACCTCGTGACCGATTTAATCGACGCACACTTGCTTGCAGGTCTCACCTTGCATGTACTCCTCAAGCGTCAATTAaatccgaccggagggagtaggTCCTAGGAAGATACCAGTGACCCCTACTATATGGGGATCCATCATGTGGGCCGTGGGTCCGATAGTCAATGTTGAGCCACTCACGACGCTCATGAGGTACACCACAACGGACCCTAACCCACCGGAGCAGACAAGATCATCATATGAAAGACCAAGCAAAAGTGGATAGTGGCTGTTAGGTGGTTCTAGGACCTCGATGTACATGTTATTACATATGGGGTGCTTTCTACTTTGCCTGAAGCTTTAAAATAGATCCTAGTCTTTTTGGGAAACGAAAAAGAAGATGCTCTATGAGGAACATTGGATGAGCAGAATGACTTAATTACATGAATGAATCTACAAAAAAAAATGCAAACCCACGATGTTAGACGTGGCTTCACCATACTGCAGAGAAATATTCATTAATTAGTGGAATGAAACTATAATTGAAATATAACATATTAATTAACTCTTTGCTGTTTGTCGGCCAGTGTGAGATATATTATTGTAAAACTTGTAACTATCTCAGTTGATCGATGTGATTAGATATACAGATGTGTTAACTGTTAAGTAATTAGCCTGGATACTTTACGCATATGCTACCTGtatatttttccttttttttttcttttctttgagtACGTACTGGACAACAGCGTATAATTGAGCGTGTTAACAAATGCACTATAATTGAGCGTATGTGAACAAGCAAAAAAATCACAATTTCCTATTTCGATCATGGacgtcactatctcttcacccgtAAACCTGCATGTAGTTGCATGCATGACGTTCTCTAAAAACAACCTGCATTTAAGCGATAGTGTGGTTGACACAAATATTGCTGTCTGACCACCGGATTTCAAATTTCACGCCTTGGGGCAGATTCCTTGATATCTCGTGGATACCATATTATCTTCAAGTAATCATGGTACTACTGATCGACCTCCCAACTTATTAGCAAGCGTAGCCGCAGACGCAACCTGTAGAATTGTTAATCTCTTCCTCCATTCCAAGCATAATTATGGTGTAGTTGGGATGGATATATCAGCCGTTCAACGGAATGTTATTATTTCAAAAAGCAAAATCACATCACTATATCGAAAACCTGCATGCATGACGTTGTCTAATAAAAACAAATTTAAGATAGTGCGGTTGGCCAAATATTTTAGTCCGCCCCAATTATAAGATTATTATTGTTGTGGTCCGTGTTGACCGTGTTCCCCAAACTCGTTGTACTCCCTCTTGCCAACATATAGTATATATaagatttaaaaaaatcaaacgaTGTAAAGTTTAATAAAGTATTTAGGAAAAAATATCAACATGTAAAATATCATACAAATACCATGATGTATATTTTTATATGGTATACATTTAAAATCGTTGATATAGATAATTTTCTGCAATAATTTTAATCAATGacgaattttgattttttttatagaAAAATGCACTATATTATATTGTAGCAAAGAGGAACACTTGCATGTTTCCATTGCTGAGGGTCTCAATGACACCTTGAGGGATTCCATACCTTTAAGTAAAATTGTAATGAGCACATTTTGAAAATAAAACTGAAAACTATAATATTTATGTGGTACTTTTGAATTTGCATCGTCATTACCAAAGCTAAGCATGCAAAACTCAACTGGTCAGGAAGTACAAAGTGGTTTTTTTTGTTACCGTGACAAAAATATCAAACACCACTTCTTACGTTGTCAGTTTTCCGATTTTGTTTTGTATGAATCATCCAGGTGGCTTCTAACTTGTAGTATCATACATGTGGTGTTGCAGTTATTTTTGCCAATTGGTTGCATGACATTGATAGAAAAAGTAGATTCACCAGAGCTCATAATGATCGTATTTGTTTGCTAGTATATTTATCCCACGTGAATGATGATGTACTCTTTCGGTCACCTTAGCCATCTTATTATTCATTGGAGACTATGCAATCTATCTTTCTTTCTATTGATTTTCTTTCGAGTTGTGTCTATCATAATTATGCAGAGACATGGTGTAAGCTATTACTTGTAGGGCCTTGATGTGAACATTAAGTTTAACTGAAACCCCATTCTAGAAGAAAAAAAGGTAAAATTGATATCAAGCTGACCTTTCTTCTTGATAAGGAACATATATAGTTGTTCCATTAGACAATCCACAACAATGTCAGAGACTCGGGTATTATATTTTGTATCAGAGCCAACCCTAGACTCCCTATTGTATACATTGTGTGTGCAGGTTAGGGACGTGGACACGTGTAAGCAATGGACGCAAGGATGTGTGCCAAGAAGGGGCGTTCTTAGTTGAGGTTTAATCAACAAGGAGTCTTCTAACGGGGTGTGTTCCTGTGACATCCTGGACCAATAATGCTTAGAGAGATTGATAGAACAGTCATAACAATAAGATGTGTTTTCTTCTCTTAAAGAGCATGTAAAATAAATAGAATGGTAATATTCATTTGATGTTGTAGCTGTTGATACAATTTTACACATATTTTGTTAAAATTTACATCATCGATCTAACTTTTGAAAATACTATTTGGTTAAAATTTACATAATTTAACCTTTGAAAAAACTAAGATGCACTATATTGTGGCAAACTGGTAGTATATCAATGCCTAAGCGAACATGCATTGTTTTCAAGATAAGGAGTACGTGGCCGTGGTAGGTGCACGGTTTTGTTTATGTGTAAAGAGAAATGGTTATAAATTGAGTTTACAAACAGATGTTGTGATCAAAAAATTCTGTTGTTTGTGCTCTAGTCCTTTCTCTACGCTTCGAGGCAGGCAAGATCAGGATCGCATCGATCGCCTGGCCTCTCTAATGGCATCGCTTCAAGTCACGCAGGAGCAGGAGCGCATCACCTCGCCTCCAATGGCGTCGCTGCTGTGCCCACCCTACAAGGCTGTCATGTACGACCAATACGGCGAGCCGGACAAGGTTCTGAGGTACCTCTCTCCGTCCCTCGCCATTGCTACTTGTCCAGTCCAGAGATGATCGTAAAGTGCCAATCATAACTTACTTGCCTTTACAAGGTTGGCGGATGTTGGGCCAGTGGAGCTTGGGGCGAGGGACGTGTGCGTCAAGATGCTGGCCGCCCCCATCAACCCCTCCGACATCAACAGCATCGAGGGCGTCTACCCCAACAAGCCTACCGTTCCCGGCGCCGTCGGCGGAATCGAGGGCGTCGGACAGGTCCAGGCCGTCGGCCCGGCTGTCACCGCCTCCCTCTCCCCTGGCGACTGGGTCATTGCTTTCCCGCACACCGCCATGGGTAGCTTCTCCGTCTTTCCTCGACgagctctctctctctggtcCTACTCGTTCTCACCTAGCTCATTGCCATTGTTGCGTGCAGGAACGTGGCAAACCTACGCTGTGAAACCGCAAGAGCTGTGGCACAAGGTCCGCAACGATGTGCCCATGGAATACGCCGCCACCGTCACAGTCAACCCCTTGTCAGCACTGGTGCTGCTGCAATGCTTCACCAAACTGAATCCTGGTGCATGCCCACTTCCAACTTGCCATCCATCCACTTCGCTCTACATTTCAAAGAAACTGTATATGCTTATTCCTAGTAAACTCTTGATTTCATTAGGTGATACCATTGTCCAGAACGGTGCCACCAGCATTGTTGGTCAGTGCCTTATTCAGCTCGCTAAAGCGCAGGGAATTCGCACCATCAACATCATCAGGGACAGGTACCATATccagatttatccctgcttctgcTTCATGTTAATGGCCTCCTGTCATCTAACGAAATCGTTGCAGGCCCGGGTCCGAACAAGCCAAACACAGACTTACACAGCTTGGTGCACATCTCGTGTTCACCGAAAGCCAGCTACGTGTAAAGAATGTCAAGAGTTTACTGGTACTGCTTCTGCTTTACGGCCTAGCTTCAGCATGCAAAACTATACAAGAAAATATCATCACTTCAACCATGTTCTTATGCTTGTACGATTTTGCCCCACTCTGATTTTAGGGTACATTACCAGAGCCAGCGTTGGGATTTGACTGCGTTGGAGGAAACGCCGCATCTTTGACAATGAGGGTCTTAAGGTAATAATTACTAAAATAAACTTGACTAATTTTAAATTAATATGATGTCTTTATTTCCCATATATGGTTCTAACCTGGCTCTTTAGGAAAGGAGGCACCATGGTGACGTACGGTGGGATGTCCAAGGAACATGTGAATGTTTCCACTTCATCTTTCATTTTTAAGGTATATGTACATTACCAACATAGACGTCAAAAAAAATCTCAGAATTAAATTTTTTGGCGTAAATAATCTGCACCAGATTGCCATGATGTGCTGAATTATCACCTAGTCAAGCTATCCCTTCATAAAGCTATAGGGCGTGTTTGGTAGCCTTCACATATTTGTCTCGTGCTAGTATATGCATCAGGTTGGGTTACTGACATTTCTTTAACAAATTGCAATATGAAAGGATCTATCCTTCAAAGGGTTCTGGCTATGGAATTGGGTGAATTCAGACAAGGTTGTAGATTGCAAGAAAATGATAGACTACCTCTTGGACCTGGTGAAGGAAGGCAAGCTAACATATCAGTACGTGGTTCTTCTAAAACTCTGTGGACCTTGAAAGACCCAAGAAGCGCATTAATGTTAATATACACAAAACAATTAATGAATAACCTGAAATATTTTTCCCACAGGACGGAGTTGACTCCCTTCCGTGATTTCGGATTGGCACTCGATAAGGCACAAGGTAAACTGGGAGCCCAACCAAAGCAGGTTGTCAGTTTTTGGGACAAGGCTAAGTTGTAATACATTAAATATTCTGCATGTGCGAAAGGAACGAATTATAGGTTTAATTCCACCGAGAAGTAGCATGTTGGTATAGTATAATAGAAGTCTATGTTTATTTCATACTAGATGCTGTGTGAAAACTTGTTTGTATAATGTAATGGAAGGGCACACTTTTTCTTCAAAAGGGGGAGTATGAACTCAGCCTCTGTATTAGTCGATGTGAACAACCATCTATTGCAAAGTTCATTGTATCAGCTCATATTGAATGATCACATAGGATCAGCAAATACATGAATGAACCAGTGGAGAAGATCTAACATATATCACACATGCATTGTGCAGTCAACTAGTAAGTGCCACACCCTCACACCGTCCCCATGGTTTCTATGTCACCCACTAATTCCCATCTTCTTCACCAGTCTCTTCAACAGAGGTAACGAGACATTATGGACGTGGTGGAAACCGATGGACGGGGCTCCCTCTAGACATCTATTATGTTGGTTCACCCTCCACCCATTCGACCTCGCCTCTACTCTCCGGGTCCACATACTTCTCCACTGCTGAAGACTGTTCGTTGTCCTTTCCGGTTGCTCTGAGAGAGGTCCAAGTGATGATGGATGGGGTGAAAACCTGGGGGTGGCAAGGTCCTTCCCTCCGATTGCCCTCCCCGACAGATCTTTCCTCACGTTCCCATACTATGGCCATATTCCAACATGCGCAAACACCCTTGAGGTTGGGCACGTCATAAGTATATGGCAATCTCAAAATGTGAAGCCTTGACTTTCATCTAATCTAGAGGCTTTAGCAGAAGTACACCCGTCATCTACGtagaaaaaatgaactaaaaagtCAATTAAATATGCATATTGTCCATCTTCTGCATGAAGAGGAATTCAAATGGTATCAACACTCAAAATCCCAATTTATTCTGAAAGAGGACTCAAGTAGAAGATACTTCCATATATAATGTTGCAAATGGCATACATCGGAAGAAAACTTAAATAATATATCACAAATTactataatttttttttgaaactccAAAAGAAGGTAACTTCTCAATCGATGAGTCCTGAATAGATGATATACTCAGGTTTTTTATGAGGAAAACTCCCTAACTACACCCTATAGTGAGGACAAAATAAAGGAGGCATTTTTCTAAATGGAACACAATAAGACCCTAGTTCCGGGTGTCTTTCCACCTGAATTGTACCATAACTTTTAGGATGTCCTTAAAACGGACCTTC encodes:
- the LOC127298412 gene encoding enoyl-[acyl-carrier-protein] reductase, mitochondrial: MASLQVTQEQERITSPPMASLLCPPYKAVMYDQYGEPDKVLRLADVGPVELGARDVCVKMLAAPINPSDINSIEGVYPNKPTVPGAVGGIEGVGQVQAVGPAVTASLSPGDWVIAFPHTAMGTWQTYAVKPQELWHKVRNDVPMEYAATVTVNPLSALVLLQCFTKLNPGDTIVQNGATSIVGQCLIQLAKAQGIRTINIIRDRPGSEQAKHRLTQLGAHLVFTESQLRVKNVKSLLGTLPEPALGFDCVGGNAASLTMRVLRKGGTMVTYGGMSKEHVNVSTSSFIFKDLSFKGFWLWNWVNSDKVVDCKKMIDYLLDLVKEGKLTYQTELTPFRDFGLALDKAQGKLGAQPKQVVSFWDKAKL